Proteins co-encoded in one Methanomassiliicoccales archaeon genomic window:
- a CDS encoding class I SAM-dependent methyltransferase family protein — protein MRCAQVARLEAETVRKRLNIRGYVRKDVRIIEQGEFVLLPLTEKVDQQVIDQECLVIVDGYPRERERYRAPFEIIKEDLALPDELGDLLPYKWEMLGDVLIAKFPQELRPYLKRIAKTYAEELGAKTVLDERGYIDGQFRTPKMEVVYGSETVTVHHEGAILYQLDVAKLMFSSGNFDEKKRMGELDCTGETVVDMFAGIGYFTLPLAKLAHAKRVIACEINPLAHHYLRRNLVLNGVESIVETYLGDNRSLPYENIADRIVMGYIGSTEASLPKAMDLIKKGGIIHYHDVCSVDEIPGKMVKAFAKASGARRFEVLQVKEVKAYAPCKSHMVMDVMVTD, from the coding sequence ATGAGATGCGCACAGGTGGCCCGGCTGGAAGCGGAAACGGTCCGCAAGAGGCTGAACATCAGAGGCTATGTGCGCAAGGATGTCAGGATCATCGAGCAAGGAGAATTCGTTCTGCTGCCCCTTACCGAAAAGGTCGATCAGCAGGTGATCGACCAGGAATGCCTGGTCATCGTCGATGGATACCCCCGGGAAAGGGAGCGCTATCGGGCACCCTTTGAGATCATCAAGGAGGATCTGGCCTTACCGGATGAGCTGGGGGACCTGCTCCCTTACAAGTGGGAGATGTTGGGCGACGTGCTCATCGCCAAGTTCCCACAAGAACTACGGCCCTATCTAAAGAGGATTGCCAAGACCTACGCTGAGGAACTGGGCGCCAAGACCGTCCTGGACGAGCGAGGATACATCGACGGCCAGTTCCGCACCCCGAAGATGGAGGTCGTCTACGGCTCGGAAACGGTGACCGTCCATCATGAGGGCGCGATCCTGTACCAGTTGGACGTGGCCAAGCTGATGTTCTCCTCCGGCAACTTCGATGAGAAGAAACGCATGGGAGAGCTCGACTGTACCGGGGAGACCGTCGTGGACATGTTCGCCGGCATCGGTTACTTCACACTGCCGCTGGCCAAGCTTGCCCATGCAAAGCGAGTGATAGCTTGCGAGATCAATCCCTTGGCCCACCACTATCTGAGAAGGAACCTGGTCCTTAACGGGGTCGAAAGCATAGTGGAGACCTACCTGGGAGATAACCGTTCACTTCCCTATGAGAACATCGCCGACCGGATCGTCATGGGTTACATCGGCTCGACCGAGGCCAGCCTTCCCAAGGCTATGGACCTTATCAAGAAGGGCGGGATCATCCACTATCACGATGTGTGCTCGGTCGATGAGATACCGGGAAAGATGGTGAAGGCATTCGCCAAGGCATCTGGTGCTAGGAGGTTCGAGGTTCTCCAGGTGAAAGAGGTAAAGGCCTATGCCCCGTGCAAGTCGCACATGGTGATGGATGTCATGGTGACCGATTGA